One segment of Pandoraea pnomenusa DNA contains the following:
- a CDS encoding NfeD family protein, with amino-acid sequence MEQAWLWFGVAGLVVVLELASGTFYLLMVALGMAAGGIAALLRADWPLQWVAAAIVAGVAVWMLRRSRFGRRRIKVDATADPNTILDIGQRLHVDHWQADGLARAMYRGAEWDVELLPGESPDAGWFVIREVRGSRLYVAHARA; translated from the coding sequence ATGGAGCAGGCTTGGCTTTGGTTCGGCGTCGCCGGATTGGTCGTGGTGCTGGAGCTGGCGAGCGGGACGTTCTATCTGCTGATGGTTGCCCTTGGCATGGCGGCGGGCGGCATTGCGGCGCTGTTGCGCGCGGACTGGCCGCTGCAATGGGTTGCGGCGGCAATCGTTGCGGGCGTTGCCGTCTGGATGTTGCGTCGAAGCCGTTTCGGGCGGCGTCGCATCAAGGTCGACGCCACGGCGGACCCGAACACCATTCTCGATATCGGTCAGCGCCTGCATGTCGATCACTGGCAGGCGGACGGTCTCGCTCGCGCGATGTACCGCGGCGCGGAATGGGACGTGGAGTTGCTGCCGGGCGAGTCGCCGGACGCAGGATGGTTCGTCATTCGCGAGGTTCGCGGCAGCCGTCTCTATGTCGCGCATGCGCGTGCCTGA